Proteins from a single region of Leptospira brenneri:
- a CDS encoding YajQ family cyclic di-GMP-binding protein: MAQDPSFDIVSKLERPELQNAVAQAMTEIQTRFDFKGSNSEIKLTEDSLVLTSENEIKLKQVIDVLTTKMAKRGISLKAFDFESKIEAATGQTVRQKVKIQNGLDKEQTKQITTLIKDQKLKVQASIQGDSVRVVGKKKDDLQEVMAAIRNANFNFDANFTNFKG, encoded by the coding sequence ATGGCACAAGATCCATCATTTGACATTGTATCAAAATTAGAAAGACCGGAATTGCAGAATGCTGTGGCTCAAGCCATGACAGAAATCCAAACCAGGTTTGATTTTAAGGGTTCGAATTCGGAAATCAAACTTACCGAAGATAGTTTGGTTTTGACCTCGGAAAACGAGATCAAACTTAAACAGGTCATCGACGTTTTGACAACCAAAATGGCCAAAAGGGGAATCAGCCTCAAGGCCTTTGATTTTGAATCCAAAATTGAGGCAGCGACAGGCCAAACGGTGCGCCAAAAGGTGAAAATCCAAAACGGTTTGGACAAAGAACAAACCAAACAAATTACGACCCTCATCAAAGACCAAAAACTAAAGGTTCAGGCTTCCATCCAAGGGGATTCGGTTCGGGTTGTGGGCAAAAAAAAGGACGATTTGCAAGAGGTGATGGCCGCCATCCGGAACGCCAATTTCAATTTTGATGCCAATTTTACGAATTTTAAGGGGTAG
- the rpsI gene encoding 30S ribosomal protein S9: MAQKAVWAVGRRKTSVARAKIASGTGKITVNHKDVKDYIKNGEHLVRRALEPLLVLDARDKYDIALNVTGGGVVGQVGAIRHAVARALVAFNESLKPTLKKEGFLTRDSRMVERKKYGLRKARRGTQFSKR, encoded by the coding sequence ATGGCGCAAAAAGCAGTTTGGGCAGTAGGCCGACGCAAAACATCCGTTGCACGTGCAAAAATCGCATCTGGAACAGGTAAAATCACAGTAAACCACAAAGATGTAAAAGATTATATCAAAAATGGCGAACACTTAGTTCGTCGTGCTCTTGAGCCTCTTCTCGTTTTAGATGCTCGTGACAAGTATGATATCGCACTCAATGTAACTGGTGGTGGTGTTGTTGGTCAAGTAGGAGCCATCCGACATGCAGTGGCTCGTGCACTTGTGGCTTTCAATGAGTCTTTAAAACCTACTTTGAAAAAAGAAGGTTTTCTCACTCGTGATAGCCGTATGGTGGAACGTAAAAAATACGGTCTACGCAAAGCACGTCGAGGAACTCAGTTCTCAAAACGTTAA
- the rplM gene encoding 50S ribosomal protein L13, with protein sequence MELLSKAHKTPSIAKEAVQKQWFVVDATDKTLGRLASQVASRLRGKHKSTFTPNQDCGDNIIIVNASKVAVTGRKREQKIYYHHSRYPGGMTAIAFHKLIQENPERVIMEAVKGMLPKSKLGDQMLRNCRVFAGNDHNLGAQKPLKLELK encoded by the coding sequence ATGGAACTATTGTCTAAAGCCCACAAGACCCCTTCTATCGCAAAAGAAGCCGTACAAAAACAGTGGTTTGTTGTGGATGCAACTGATAAGACTCTCGGAAGATTGGCAAGTCAAGTAGCTTCCCGACTTCGCGGAAAACACAAATCTACCTTCACTCCTAACCAGGATTGTGGTGATAATATCATTATCGTTAATGCTTCTAAAGTGGCTGTTACTGGTCGCAAAAGAGAACAAAAAATTTACTACCACCACTCACGTTACCCAGGTGGTATGACTGCCATTGCTTTCCATAAACTCATCCAAGAAAATCCTGAAAGAGTGATCATGGAAGCTGTGAAAGGAATGTTACCTAAATCTAAGTTAGGTGATCAAATGTTGAGAAATTGCCGTGTATTTGCTGGCAATGACCACAACTTGGGAGCTCAAAAGCCCCTAAAACTGGAGTTGAAATAA
- a CDS encoding DNA translocase FtsK, with the protein MDPKKSVWGWTLPRKDFLPYLFVFSGVFLLLSLFSFQEGEDGSLFNWFGRLGHYIAFTLFYILGKSSFLLAGFVLMLGVLSLRNPDFDRLGKALFFPLFLVATTVSLNLLETPLGHVGDSGGILGQFFSWVFSYLFGETGRILVVFFLYLYFAVIWLEDGAWSFTFDAINKYSNGIYRMFGGRNDLPHLKLPQFLESVVSTRRGPIEEFRGKQWFQVQTEEETKEDIAEHFWNVVADGKRDGNRTSSSRSEKVSFSSDSYLNQERDSLGLGKGSAGIPSSKKSPKVRYRNVSSFEGFFDESEKVFRFQKQESKLDLLAEKEKNEILISKLKLTDNRRLSEELEERESERESKILFQFPEAKWKPKLDPQVDLGSLELPKLEPIQSSFAREGFQLGESGFATPSLHRREEEMDEEYHSEEDLVDVVESEPDDASEHSEEEVLIESEAIHIPESVRLSLVEETGWDASGDESSEEDETTDAYEYEEETLETLAVEESSPLVRSNLSSGNFGKKKPESKEKVEQQELMFGSMVPKPKLKKGKYYISPRLLVSHQVPVANILKNDSELDLISRKIEESTGHFGIESKVVTKERGPIITRYEITIPNGIKLNRIVSLSDEIRAYLEVKNIRIVAPIPGKASIGIEVPNRIREDVFLSEILKDTILQQKAKDLSICIGKDISGKLVMIDIAKLPHLLVAGTTGSGKSVSINAMITSLICTRSPEEVRFIMIDPKMVEMTLYEGIPHLLMPVITDPKKATKALSWAIQEMESRYQMISQLKSRDFKSFNEKVDEYAHAKGFQKLPYIVIFIDELADLMMVSGKDLEEQIQRISQKARAVGIHLVMATQRPSVDVITGVIKANCPARVAFQVAQKTDSRTILDTSGAETLLGKGDFLYRSPTSSDLLRIQAPFIEEKEIDSIVEEAKKQGAPAYVEMNWDDETSVEMASDEDEELFDEAWNIVVTEKKASASYLQRRMRIGYNKAARLMELMEMRGYVSAQVGAKPREILRSA; encoded by the coding sequence ATGGACCCTAAAAAATCCGTATGGGGATGGACTTTGCCTCGTAAAGACTTCCTTCCGTATCTATTTGTATTTTCTGGCGTGTTTTTACTTCTCTCGCTTTTTTCCTTTCAGGAAGGAGAGGACGGATCGCTTTTCAATTGGTTTGGAAGGCTCGGGCATTACATCGCCTTTACACTGTTTTATATTTTAGGTAAGTCCTCCTTTTTACTCGCAGGTTTTGTTTTGATGTTAGGTGTTCTTTCTTTACGAAACCCTGACTTTGATCGGTTAGGGAAGGCACTCTTTTTCCCACTTTTTCTTGTGGCGACTACTGTGAGTTTGAACTTACTCGAAACACCTTTGGGTCACGTGGGAGATAGCGGTGGAATCTTGGGTCAATTTTTCTCTTGGGTTTTTTCTTATCTCTTTGGAGAGACAGGCCGCATTCTTGTCGTTTTCTTTTTATACTTATACTTTGCTGTGATCTGGCTTGAGGACGGAGCTTGGTCTTTTACCTTTGATGCCATCAACAAATACTCCAATGGAATTTATAGAATGTTTGGGGGAAGAAATGACCTTCCCCATTTAAAACTTCCTCAGTTTTTAGAATCAGTAGTTTCGACACGTCGTGGCCCCATAGAAGAATTTCGTGGCAAACAATGGTTCCAAGTCCAAACAGAAGAAGAAACCAAAGAGGACATTGCCGAACACTTTTGGAATGTGGTTGCGGATGGAAAAAGAGATGGGAATCGAACCTCAAGTTCCCGTTCCGAGAAAGTAAGTTTTTCTTCTGATTCTTATTTAAATCAAGAAAGAGATTCCTTGGGACTTGGGAAAGGTTCCGCTGGAATTCCAAGTTCTAAAAAATCACCTAAAGTTCGTTATCGTAATGTATCTTCATTTGAAGGTTTTTTTGATGAATCGGAGAAGGTCTTTCGTTTTCAAAAGCAGGAGTCCAAATTGGATTTACTCGCAGAAAAAGAAAAAAATGAAATTCTAATCTCTAAACTAAAACTAACAGATAATAGACGACTTTCTGAGGAATTGGAAGAACGAGAAAGTGAAAGAGAGTCAAAAATTTTATTTCAATTTCCCGAAGCAAAATGGAAACCAAAGTTGGATCCTCAGGTTGATCTAGGTAGTTTGGAACTTCCTAAACTGGAGCCGATTCAATCTTCGTTTGCTAGAGAGGGTTTTCAATTGGGTGAGTCTGGTTTTGCCACTCCTTCTTTGCATCGTAGAGAAGAAGAAATGGATGAAGAGTATCACTCAGAAGAAGATTTGGTTGATGTCGTCGAATCGGAACCAGACGATGCGTCCGAACATTCAGAGGAAGAAGTTCTTATCGAATCGGAAGCCATTCACATTCCAGAATCCGTTCGATTGTCTCTTGTGGAAGAAACAGGTTGGGATGCGAGCGGGGACGAATCTTCAGAAGAAGATGAGACTACAGATGCATACGAATATGAAGAAGAAACCTTGGAAACTTTGGCTGTCGAGGAAAGTTCTCCTCTCGTTCGTTCTAACTTGAGTTCCGGAAATTTTGGAAAGAAAAAACCAGAATCTAAAGAGAAAGTGGAACAACAGGAGCTTATGTTTGGTTCCATGGTTCCGAAACCCAAACTAAAAAAAGGAAAGTATTATATTTCTCCAAGGCTTCTTGTATCGCACCAGGTTCCTGTGGCCAATATCTTAAAGAATGATTCGGAGCTCGATCTCATCTCTCGTAAAATCGAAGAGTCCACTGGCCATTTTGGAATTGAATCCAAGGTAGTTACCAAAGAAAGGGGACCCATCATCACTCGTTATGAGATTACCATTCCGAATGGAATCAAACTGAATCGAATTGTTTCGTTGTCTGATGAAATTCGTGCCTACCTCGAGGTGAAAAACATTCGGATCGTGGCACCAATTCCAGGCAAGGCTTCCATCGGAATCGAAGTACCTAACCGGATTCGAGAAGATGTGTTTTTGTCTGAGATTTTAAAAGATACCATCCTCCAACAAAAGGCCAAAGACCTTTCGATCTGTATCGGAAAAGATATCTCAGGGAAACTTGTGATGATTGATATCGCCAAACTTCCGCACTTACTTGTAGCGGGAACCACAGGTTCTGGTAAGTCGGTGAGTATCAATGCGATGATCACAAGTCTTATCTGCACAAGGTCACCAGAAGAAGTAAGATTCATTATGATCGATCCGAAGATGGTGGAGATGACTCTTTACGAAGGAATCCCACACCTTCTCATGCCAGTGATCACTGATCCGAAAAAAGCAACCAAGGCACTTTCTTGGGCCATCCAAGAAATGGAGAGCCGTTACCAAATGATCTCCCAATTGAAAAGTCGGGACTTTAAAAGTTTTAATGAAAAAGTGGATGAATATGCTCATGCCAAAGGATTTCAAAAACTTCCGTACATTGTGATCTTTATTGATGAGCTTGCGGATCTCATGATGGTTTCAGGAAAGGATCTCGAAGAACAAATTCAGCGTATTTCCCAAAAAGCAAGAGCCGTGGGAATCCATTTGGTGATGGCAACCCAAAGACCGTCTGTGGATGTGATCACAGGTGTCATCAAGGCAAACTGTCCGGCAAGGGTGGCTTTCCAAGTGGCGCAAAAAACGGACTCAAGAACCATTCTGGATACCAGTGGGGCTGAGACCCTCCTCGGAAAAGGGGACTTTTTATACCGTTCTCCGACTTCGAGTGACCTGCTTCGGATCCAGGCTCCGTTTATCGAAGAGAAAGAAATTGATTCCATCGTGGAAGAGGCCAAAAAACAAGGGGCTCCGGCCTATGTGGAAATGAACTGGGATGATGAAACCAGTGTCGAAATGGCCTCTGACGAAGATGAGGAACTTTTTGATGAGGCTTGGAATATTGTCGTCACGGAAAAAAAAGCCAGTGCCAGTTACTTACAAAGACGGATGCGAATCGGCTACAACAAAGCGGCAAGGCTTATGGAGCTTATGGAAATGCGCGGGTATGTTTCGGCACAAGTAGGGGCCAAACCCCGAGAAATCCTGCGTTCAGCGTAA
- a CDS encoding hybrid sensor histidine kinase/response regulator: MRKKNSIIKVILLEDDPSISLLYSGILQKQGMDVTCFTEKKTALEYFAENHFQSHNIVITDLQLPDGNGLDFVREIRKINKNIPILIITSTEDPKQIIDVMRESVQEYLIKPVHPEELVSRIKYQLSNKKNEYEHSEYEREKIVSLEKLLEWYSYKNARIKKGDLNVNELHRNLFYGLRTSLAQGAGFGVLTQIIDVIKSMPKAEGGGIIIDSDILGILEENAAYSKKVLDRLLEIEDVIFDRIELESVSPLQIFNEMLNLREEVQPLLSLRDHSLLIPEYKGKKVNSKKIIWNQFYFQKILHELLLNAMRFSGASSKIYFILNFDDDGIYLSIVNSYGDERFVSTGISNEHLELIFEPFFRLNKNVYEKHGSLDFGIGLSFVKQTVQKFGGTISAFNLIDHVSEVKEIKIEFKIFLPYSSSEK; encoded by the coding sequence ATGAGAAAAAAAAATTCAATCATCAAAGTAATCCTTCTTGAGGATGATCCCTCTATCAGTTTATTATATAGTGGAATATTACAAAAACAAGGAATGGATGTTACTTGTTTTACCGAGAAAAAAACTGCCCTAGAATACTTTGCAGAAAACCATTTTCAAAGCCATAATATCGTGATCACGGATTTACAATTGCCTGATGGAAATGGTTTAGATTTTGTTAGAGAAATTCGTAAGATCAATAAAAACATACCTATTTTAATCATCACATCGACAGAAGATCCTAAACAAATCATTGATGTAATGAGAGAAAGTGTGCAGGAGTATTTAATTAAACCTGTCCACCCCGAAGAACTGGTATCAAGAATCAAATACCAACTCTCCAATAAAAAAAATGAATATGAACACTCAGAATATGAAAGGGAAAAAATCGTTTCCTTAGAGAAACTTCTTGAGTGGTACAGTTATAAAAATGCCCGCATCAAGAAGGGAGATCTGAATGTAAATGAATTACATCGGAATCTTTTCTATGGATTACGCACTAGTTTGGCCCAAGGTGCAGGGTTTGGTGTATTAACTCAAATCATTGATGTGATCAAATCAATGCCCAAAGCAGAAGGGGGCGGAATCATTATCGATTCTGATATTCTTGGTATTTTAGAAGAGAATGCTGCTTATTCAAAAAAAGTTTTAGACAGGTTGCTTGAAATCGAAGATGTCATTTTTGATCGAATTGAATTGGAGTCTGTATCTCCTTTACAAATTTTTAATGAGATGTTAAACCTCAGAGAAGAAGTGCAGCCACTTCTTTCCTTAAGAGATCATAGTCTTCTTATTCCAGAGTATAAGGGGAAAAAAGTGAATTCCAAAAAAATAATTTGGAATCAGTTTTATTTTCAGAAAATACTACATGAACTTTTGTTAAATGCAATGAGGTTTTCTGGTGCATCTAGTAAAATTTATTTTATACTCAACTTTGATGACGATGGGATTTATCTGTCGATCGTCAATTCCTATGGAGACGAAAGATTTGTTTCCACTGGAATCTCCAATGAACATCTGGAATTGATCTTTGAACCGTTTTTTCGATTGAACAAAAATGTTTATGAAAAACATGGGTCTTTGGATTTTGGAATTGGACTTAGTTTTGTAAAACAAACAGTGCAGAAATTTGGTGGGACGATTTCTGCTTTTAACTTAATTGATCATGTCAGCGAAGTTAAAGAAATTAAAATTGAGTTTAAGATTTTCCTTCCTTACTCTTCCTCAGAAAAGTGA
- the alaS gene encoding alanine--tRNA ligase has product MMSKTVREIAELYTSYFKGKGHTIVPSSSLIPKGDPTLLFTTAGMVQFKPLFTGAVELPYTRAASVQKCVRTTDLEVVGKTERHCTFFEMLGNFSFGDYFKKEAIEYALDFSLNHLHIPKDKIWVTIYLDDDEAKKIWMDQGVPEERIVRLGKKDNFWGPAGDSGACGPCSELYLDRGPEKGGPNCGNNPDCKPGCDCDRYLEYWNLVFNQFNQTVSGELLPLKQTGIDTGSGLERVAMLLQEVDSVYDTDELKSIIRKIEELSGKTYDESTKQSFRVITDHSRSVFFSLGDGIYPDRTGRGYVIRRLIRRASLFARKLGIHEPFLFKLIPTLRDLYSVRYPELKDKAKDIESILKKEEELFLHTLEVGLEELESLLGHLSENQQTVVTGKEGFRLYSTYGFPREMTKELVEDRGFSFDDKGFELELEKDRDLSRASWKGKKVQYLTGLTATPELKTEFLGYTEAKSSAKILYLFVDGKSVTSAKQGEEAVVVLDKTPFYAEGGGQIGDWGYLKKEGFQFQVQDTQKENETFLHLGMILKGTISVGENLEAEIDTSRRQNLANHHSGTHLLNGALRRILGTHVAQKGSIVSSDYLRFDFSHPKALSEEEIISIEKDVNEAVNAKIPVNTEVLDIEAAKKSGALSMFDEKYGNLVRVISMGDKSKEFCGGTHVSNTKEIGYFAIIKEGSPGAGNRRVEAICGDSVIEYFLSEFQTIAAKVETHNLSAKETFGDLKEFGITTVVPAPEDLQNRFAKEGNSTVLFLRKLREDLERELEEKSSALFKAKKKKEQLQFQMNPELVDGLLKKAHSLAKGKVVTEVFSSVDAKSLKDLADSLKAKEPEILCLFGSSDGDVSTLVFMCNKVLNERGIHCGDLLKETLVLLDGKGGGRPDMAQGGGKKPESLQAALEFALELSKKKLG; this is encoded by the coding sequence ATGATGTCGAAAACTGTCCGCGAAATTGCAGAGTTGTATACTAGTTACTTTAAAGGGAAAGGCCATACAATTGTGCCTTCCTCAAGCCTTATCCCCAAAGGGGATCCCACTCTTTTATTTACAACCGCCGGAATGGTTCAGTTCAAACCTTTGTTTACGGGAGCCGTAGAGTTACCTTATACCCGTGCAGCTTCCGTACAAAAATGTGTTCGTACTACTGACCTAGAAGTCGTGGGAAAAACAGAAAGGCATTGTACCTTTTTTGAAATGCTTGGTAACTTCTCCTTTGGAGATTATTTCAAAAAAGAAGCCATTGAATATGCGTTAGATTTTTCTTTAAACCATCTACACATTCCCAAAGATAAAATTTGGGTAACGATTTACTTAGATGATGATGAAGCCAAAAAGATTTGGATGGACCAAGGTGTTCCGGAAGAACGAATTGTTCGCCTTGGAAAAAAAGACAACTTTTGGGGACCTGCAGGAGATAGTGGGGCTTGTGGTCCTTGTTCGGAATTGTATTTGGATCGGGGTCCAGAAAAAGGGGGACCCAATTGTGGGAACAATCCCGATTGTAAACCGGGTTGTGATTGTGATCGTTATTTAGAATATTGGAATTTGGTATTTAACCAATTTAACCAAACTGTTTCTGGGGAACTCCTCCCTTTAAAACAAACTGGGATCGATACTGGATCTGGCCTCGAAAGGGTCGCCATGTTATTACAAGAAGTGGACTCGGTTTATGACACGGATGAACTAAAATCCATCATTCGTAAAATCGAAGAACTTTCTGGGAAAACTTACGACGAATCCACAAAACAATCTTTTCGAGTGATTACCGATCATTCACGTTCCGTGTTTTTTTCGTTAGGTGATGGGATTTATCCTGACCGGACGGGACGTGGGTATGTGATCCGTAGGCTCATCCGAAGAGCATCACTTTTTGCACGGAAACTAGGGATTCACGAACCGTTTTTATTCAAACTCATTCCCACCCTTCGAGATTTATATTCGGTTCGATATCCAGAATTAAAAGACAAAGCAAAAGACATCGAATCCATCTTAAAAAAAGAAGAAGAGTTATTCTTACATACTTTAGAAGTGGGACTTGAGGAACTCGAATCTCTTTTGGGTCATTTGTCGGAGAATCAACAAACTGTTGTTACGGGGAAGGAAGGTTTTCGTTTGTATTCCACTTATGGGTTCCCACGTGAGATGACAAAGGAACTAGTGGAAGATCGTGGTTTTAGTTTTGATGATAAAGGATTTGAATTAGAACTGGAAAAAGATCGTGACCTTTCTCGTGCCAGCTGGAAAGGAAAAAAGGTTCAGTATTTAACTGGGCTTACGGCAACTCCAGAACTCAAAACCGAATTTTTAGGATATACGGAAGCTAAGTCCTCGGCCAAGATTTTATATCTCTTTGTGGATGGTAAATCTGTAACTTCCGCCAAACAAGGGGAAGAAGCCGTTGTGGTTCTTGATAAAACACCGTTTTATGCAGAAGGTGGTGGGCAAATTGGAGACTGGGGATATTTAAAAAAAGAAGGATTCCAGTTCCAAGTCCAAGACACACAAAAAGAAAACGAAACTTTCCTGCATTTAGGCATGATCTTAAAAGGAACCATCTCTGTGGGAGAAAATTTAGAAGCAGAGATTGATACCTCTCGGCGGCAAAACCTAGCCAACCACCATTCCGGTACACATTTGTTAAACGGTGCACTCCGAAGAATTTTGGGAACACATGTGGCCCAGAAAGGTTCCATTGTTTCTTCGGATTATTTACGATTTGATTTTTCTCATCCCAAAGCTCTTTCGGAAGAGGAGATCATCTCTATCGAAAAAGATGTGAACGAAGCTGTGAATGCAAAAATTCCAGTCAATACGGAAGTGTTGGATATTGAGGCCGCAAAAAAATCTGGGGCCTTGTCCATGTTTGATGAGAAGTATGGAAATTTGGTTCGTGTGATTTCTATGGGTGATAAGTCCAAAGAATTTTGTGGGGGAACTCATGTATCGAACACAAAAGAAATTGGATACTTTGCCATCATCAAAGAAGGAAGTCCAGGGGCCGGTAACAGAAGGGTAGAAGCGATTTGTGGGGATTCTGTCATCGAATACTTTTTGTCCGAGTTCCAAACAATCGCAGCAAAAGTAGAAACTCATAACTTATCCGCCAAAGAAACATTTGGTGATCTAAAAGAGTTTGGAATTACAACAGTGGTTCCAGCACCTGAAGATTTACAAAATCGATTTGCAAAAGAAGGAAATTCTACCGTTTTATTTTTACGTAAACTTCGTGAGGATCTAGAAAGAGAACTGGAAGAAAAATCCAGTGCACTCTTTAAAGCCAAAAAGAAAAAGGAACAACTCCAGTTTCAAATGAATCCAGAACTTGTGGATGGACTTCTCAAAAAAGCACATTCACTGGCAAAGGGAAAGGTGGTTACGGAAGTTTTTTCTTCTGTGGATGCAAAGTCATTGAAGGATCTTGCCGATAGCCTCAAAGCCAAAGAACCAGAAATCCTTTGTCTATTTGGATCCAGCGATGGAGATGTGAGTACCTTAGTGTTTATGTGTAATAAGGTTCTGAATGAAAGAGGGATCCACTGTGGAGATCTTTTAAAAGAAACCTTGGTTCTGTTAGATGGAAAAGGTGGGGGAAGACCTGATATGGCACAAGGTGGTGGTAAAAAACCAGAAAGTCTTCAGGCTGCATTGGAATTTGCTTTGGAGCTTTCCAAAAAGAAATTAGGATAA
- the thiL gene encoding thiamine-phosphate kinase, with protein MKESEIIRTLFGTTPPPEDDCYFLAPNRLVTTDSLSEGTHFLHDWSSPEILAKKLVEVNVSDIIASGGNPKECFLNLGLSPLSRKKEWIRAFSKELRKSLNQYGMKLAGGDTFSASKTQLTLTVVGTVEKPWLRSGGKPGDYLYITGSLGQSQLGYHCLRKKKREKKYKEAIERHLSPNSRFMVFPYLQNFRINACMDITDGLIQDAERLAHASHGKLKIQMESLPLDPLALAELGLDLCLGSGEELELLFLSPDILPTKLAGVPVTMVGRLEKGKPGIQFKKEGKTYLPKSKGFLHFSEEE; from the coding sequence TTGAAAGAATCTGAAATTATACGCACTTTGTTTGGAACCACCCCTCCTCCTGAGGATGACTGTTACTTTCTGGCTCCGAACCGTCTGGTGACAACGGACTCTTTGTCCGAAGGCACTCATTTCCTCCACGACTGGTCCTCTCCAGAGATTTTGGCAAAGAAACTCGTGGAAGTGAATGTATCCGACATCATTGCCTCTGGCGGAAACCCAAAAGAGTGTTTTCTCAACCTTGGTCTCTCTCCCCTATCCCGTAAAAAAGAATGGATTCGAGCGTTTTCGAAAGAACTTCGTAAATCTTTAAACCAATATGGGATGAAACTGGCAGGAGGCGATACCTTTTCTGCCTCCAAAACCCAACTCACACTCACAGTTGTCGGAACCGTGGAAAAACCCTGGCTCCGTTCTGGGGGAAAACCGGGAGATTATCTGTATATCACAGGTTCCCTCGGACAAAGCCAACTGGGATATCATTGTTTACGGAAAAAAAAGAGAGAGAAGAAATACAAAGAAGCCATAGAACGCCACCTATCACCAAACTCTCGCTTCATGGTATTCCCGTATTTACAAAACTTTAGAATCAATGCCTGTATGGACATTACTGATGGACTCATTCAAGATGCAGAACGACTGGCACATGCTTCTCACGGGAAATTAAAGATTCAAATGGAATCCCTTCCCTTGGATCCTTTGGCATTAGCAGAACTTGGACTGGATTTGTGTTTGGGTTCTGGTGAAGAACTAGAACTTCTATTTTTGTCCCCAGATATTTTACCAACAAAACTAGCGGGCGTTCCTGTCACTATGGTCGGTAGGCTGGAAAAAGGAAAACCGGGAATACAATTTAAAAAAGAAGGAAAAACCTACCTTCCCAAATCGAAAGGATTCCTTCACTTTTCTGAGGAAGAGTAA
- a CDS encoding MFS transporter, whose protein sequence is MNQLVFYFAFAMGTFASSCFLYSIVIFCQTLEAMKGFSGIVFFFLFLPFPIFFLYTGYLLDHYSKKWVVVSFQFFLFIASFLLGTETKFFQSYPIWLLPLAFVNGIGMTTVLPGRMAILREVMESHRLVFHTIAGNLLLIFAFGMSPLAVGWFREFNDYPNLFLWISGFHLLSMVAFTLLKITNHEVKQKQEKGLPSLTKNFHAIWEFLKGDKVSRQVMYMTILSMLALGPIQVVLPKYVRMELGLGELARGTVLVFLGPGLFLGGVLTILFHHLERKGLVLLIVFSLSSLSFLGFVPFGKAYITSFFLFCFGVSGGVLSSLLPAILQKRTEDGIRGRVLSLYTVCFQFTPAVSGFLSALLADTVGSQMTFGLLGAGFLCFGLFSFLQYKELRQS, encoded by the coding sequence TTGAACCAACTCGTATTCTATTTTGCCTTTGCTATGGGCACTTTTGCCAGTAGCTGTTTTTTATATTCCATTGTCATTTTTTGCCAAACCTTAGAGGCGATGAAAGGTTTCTCTGGGATTGTTTTCTTTTTTCTCTTTTTGCCCTTTCCGATTTTTTTCTTATACACGGGTTACTTACTCGATCATTATTCCAAAAAATGGGTGGTGGTGAGTTTTCAGTTCTTTCTTTTTATCGCGAGTTTTCTTTTGGGAACCGAAACTAAGTTTTTCCAATCATATCCTATTTGGTTACTCCCTCTGGCTTTTGTGAATGGGATCGGAATGACAACCGTCCTTCCAGGAAGAATGGCTATTTTACGTGAGGTAATGGAATCTCATCGGTTGGTCTTTCATACCATAGCCGGTAATCTTCTTTTGATTTTTGCTTTTGGAATGAGTCCTCTGGCTGTGGGTTGGTTTCGAGAATTCAACGATTATCCAAATTTATTTCTTTGGATCTCTGGGTTTCATCTTCTGTCCATGGTCGCCTTTACTTTGTTAAAGATTACAAATCATGAAGTAAAACAAAAACAGGAGAAAGGACTTCCTTCCCTTACCAAAAATTTCCATGCCATTTGGGAATTTCTAAAAGGGGACAAGGTATCTAGGCAGGTCATGTACATGACCATTCTTAGTATGCTAGCACTCGGTCCCATCCAAGTGGTTTTGCCGAAGTATGTACGCATGGAACTTGGGTTAGGGGAGCTTGCTCGCGGAACGGTTCTCGTTTTTCTTGGGCCTGGACTCTTTCTTGGCGGGGTTCTCACCATTCTCTTCCACCATCTAGAACGAAAGGGTTTGGTTTTACTCATTGTTTTTTCTCTCTCTTCCCTTTCCTTTTTGGGATTTGTTCCTTTTGGAAAGGCCTATATTACTTCTTTCTTTTTGTTTTGTTTTGGGGTGTCCGGAGGGGTGCTTTCTAGCCTCCTTCCAGCCATTTTGCAAAAACGGACTGAGGATGGAATTCGGGGACGAGTCCTTTCACTTTATACGGTTTGTTTCCAGTTTACGCCGGCTGTTTCTGGATTTCTTTCGGCATTATTGGCGGACACGGTCGGTTCCCAAATGACATTTGGTCTTCTTGGCGCGGGATTTCTCTGTTTTGGACTTTTTTCTTTTCTCCAATATAAGGAATTAAGGCAGAGTTAA